The genomic window GAGGCCGAGCTGCCGCATCATGCCGAGTTCGTCGCTGCTTCCCCAGCGTTCGACCAGCTTGCCGTCCTCGAAGCGGCTGATCTGCATGCCCCGGTAGGTGACCGCCTTACCCGTCGCCGCATGGCCGAGCAGTTCGCCCCGGTGTGTGCCCTTGATGGTGTAGGCGAAGGCGAGTTCGTCATCGGTGGCCACCAGGTGCTCGACCTCGACCCGCAGGTCCGGGAACGCGGTCCTCAGTTCGCGGAACATGCGCTGGTAACCCTCCGGGCCCGGCCCCTGACCGGGCGCCGGGTCGTGGTCGACCGATCCGGGAGCGACCAGGTCGGTGAGAGCGTCGAGATTCCCGGTGCTGACCGCCTCTCCGAACGCGGTCTGGACGGCGATGTTCTCCTGCTGGGACACGGCAGCTCCTCGGTCTCGTGAACGCGCGGACGGCGCCGTAACAGCCGCCGCGGACACCGATCCTGCTGCGGCGGCCCGTGGGAGCGTGCCGACATGCCGAGGGCCACCCCGTACGGGTCACCGCTTGCCCCCACACGCCGCAGCCGGGTACCGCCGGGACGAGGACCCCGGCTGCACCCGGCAGCACCGCTGTCACAGCGGCAGTGCGCCGCTCCCCTGCCCGGACGGCGCCCGCCCGGCCCGGGGGAATCCACCCCGGAACCGCTCGCCTCAGCCCGCCGACTCGCCGGCGTGGGGGCTCAGGGCATCCGCGCCGATCAGGGCGAACAGCACGATGCCCAGGATGATGCGGTAGACGACGAACGGCATGAAGCTCTTCGTGGTGATGAATTTCATGAACCATGCGATTACGGCGTATCCGACCGCAAAAGCGATGATTGTCGCGAAGATGGTGGGTCCCCAGGAGACGTGCCCCTCGCCCGCGTCCTTCAGTTCGAACACGCCCGAGGCGAGCACCGCGGGAACGGCCAGCAGGAAGGAGTAGCGCGCCGCCGCCTCACGGGTGTAGCCCATCAGCAGACCGCCGCTGATCGTCGCGCCGGACCGTGAGACGCCAGGGACCAGGGCCAGAGCCTGGCAGAAGCCGAAGATGAGGCCGTCCCTGACGCCCAGTTCCTTCAGGGACTTCCGTTCCTTGATCGCCCGGTGCTTGCCCCCGGTCTCGTCGCGGGCCGCGAGGCGGTCCGCGACGCCGAGGACCACACCCATGACGATCAGGGTCGTGGCGATCAGACGCAGATCACGGAACGGGCCCTCGATCTGGTCCTTGAAGGTCACACCGAGCACACCGATCGGAATCGACCCGACGATGACCAGCCACCCCATCTTCGCGTCGTGGTCACCGCGCATGGCGGAGTTGGTCAGCGACCGGAACCAGGCCGAGACGATGCGCGCGATGTCCTTGCGGAAGTAGATGAGGACCGCGGCCTCGGTGCCGATCTGGGTGATCGCGGTGAACGCCGCTCCCGGGTCGTGCCAGCCCGCGAACGCCGCGGTCAGCCGCAGATGCGCGCTGGAGGAGATCGGCAGGAACTCGGTCAGTCCCTGAACGAGGCCCAGGACGAATGATTCGAACCAGCTCATGGGGCTTTGGCCATCCCGGAGATGCTCAAGCAACGGCCGACGGACACGAAGGCCGTCGGCGGTGTGCGGATGCGGTCAGAAAAGGGGGCGGGACACCACGGTCCCGGACATCCTCTGTCGGATGCGCGCAGCGTATCGCCTGCGGGTGAACGGACTGCCCGCTGCCCCCCGGCTTCGCCGCGCCACCCGCCTCGTCAGGAGGGACCGGCTGCCACGGCGAGCCGGTGGCGCCTGCGCCAGGCGACCAGGGCCGCGCCGACGCCGGAGACCACGATGAAGCCCATCGCCGCCAGGAAGACCGGTGAGGTCGGCGAGGACGCGGTGCTGCCCGCGACGACGTACGCCGCCGTGTTGGGGATGGAGCCGAGCCCGGTGGCCAGGAGGAACGGCGGGTAGCCCATGCGGGAGGTCGCCGCGCAGTAGTTGGCTGCGGCGAACGGCACCCCGGGGAAGAGCCGCAGCGCCAGCATGGACCGGAACCCGTGGCGGCTCAGCAATCCGTCCGCCGCTTTGAGGTACTTGCCCCGCAGCAGAGTGCGCAGCGCGTCCTGCCCCAGCACCCTGCCCAGCAGGAAGGAGACCCCCGCACCGAGGACGGTGCCCGCCAGGGCCGCCGCGAGCCCCGCCTGGGCGCCGAAGAGAGCCCCGGCGGCGAGGTTCAGCAGCGGGCGTGGCACGAACGCCACGGTGCACACCCCGTACGCGAGCCCGAACAGCATCGCCGCCGCGGAACCGGTGAGTTGCGGTGGCCAGCCGGAGGCCAGCAGTCTCTGTGGTTCGAACAGCACCATGGCGGTGGCGGCAGCCAGCAGGACTGCCACGAGAAGGGAGAACCGGGACCAGGGGGAGAGCAGCGCCCTCGTACAGCGCACTGCCAGGCCGCCGGAGGGCCGTGTTGCGGGGACGGGGTCGAACATCTGGGGAGCGTAACCGAAACGGGTGTGTGATCGCCGTAATGTGCACGGCATGAGCACCCCGGCCCAGCCAGTCCCCGTCGTGCCGGCCAGCGCGCTCGCCGATATCGTGCTGCACCGGCTCGTCCGGGTGTATCCCGTGGCCGCCGATCCCGAACGTGCAGTCCAGGCGGCTGCGTACATGAAGAACGTCGCGGCGTTCCTCGGAATCCCCACCCCGCGACGGAGGGAGCTGTCCAGGACCGTCCTGGCGGGCACGGACACGCCGGACGAGACGGATCTCACCGCGATCGCCCTGCGCTGCTGGGAGTTGCCCGAGCGCGAGTACCAGTACTTCGCCGTCGACCTCCTGCGCAGCCACGCCGCAGGCTGCTCGGCCCGCTTCCTCCCGGTCCTGCGCCATCTCGTCTCGACGGTCCCCTGGTGGGACACCGTCGACACGCTGGCGGCCCACGTGGCCGGGCCCCTCGTCACGGCGGAACCGGAACTGCGGACCGCGATGGACGGCTGGATCGAGGACGACAGCGTCTGGATCGCCCGCACCGCGCTGCTGCACCAACTCCGTTACAAGGAGCGAACCGACACCGGCCGTCTCTTCGGCTACTGCCTGCTGCGCGCCGACCATCCGGACTTCTTCATCCGCAAGGCGATCGGCTGGTCCCTGCGCGAGTACGCCAAGACGGCCCCGGACGCCGTACGCGACTTCGTCGAGGGCGCCCGGGACCGTCTGTCGCCGCTCTCCGCGCGCGAGGCACTCAAGAACATCGGCTGAGGCGTTCCGAGCCGCGTCCCCGGGGGCCCGCACGCCCGGAAAACCATTCGACGGCGCCCGGCCGCTCCGCCATGATCAGGGCATGTTCCGGTACGCCTTCCCCACAGCGCAGTCCGCAGTCGCGGACACGCCGAAGGCTGCCGTGAGCCCTGCGGGCGCGACCGCAGCAGCAGCACTCGACGCAGCGTTCGTCGCTGCCGCGGCGCCCCTCGGCGGCGCCCGAAGCTGACCCTCCCCCGACTGTCCGGCGGACCCCGTGAGGGGAGGGTCGGCGGGGCCCTGGGGTCTTCTCTCTCAGCTTCGAACACCAAGGACGAGCCATGCCCAAGACGGCATACGTGCGCACCAAGCCGCACCTCAACATCGGCACCATGGGTCACGTCGACCACGGGAAGACCACCCTGACCGCCGCGATCACCAAGGTGCTCAGCGACCGAGGCACCGGCACCTTCGTGCCGTTCGACCGGATCGACCGGGCTCCTGAGGAGGCGCAGCGCGGCATCACCATCAACATCGCGCACGTGGAGTACGAGACCGACACCCGGCACTACGCGCACGTGGACATGCCCGGACACGCGGACTACATCAAGAACATGGTCACCGGGGCGGCGCAGCTCGACGGGGCGATCCTCGTCGTGTCCGCGCTCGACGGCATCATGCCGCAGACCGCGGAGCACGTCCTGCTGGCCCGTCAGGTCGGCGTCGACCACATCGTCGTCGCCCTGAACAAGGCCGACGCGGGCGACCCCGAGCTCACCGACCTGGTCGAGCTCGAGGTCCGCGAACTGCTCACCGCTCACGGCTACGGCGGTGACTCCGTGCCGGTCGTGCGGGTGTCGGGGCTCGGCGCACTGCGGGGCGACCCGCGCTGGACGGCGTCCGTCGAGGGGCTGCTGGACGCCGTCGACACCTACGTACCGATCCCGGTGCGCTACACCGACGCGCCGTTCCTCCTGTCCGTGGAGAACGTGCTGACGATCACCGGCCGGGGCACCGTCGTCACCGGGGCCGTGGAACGAGGCACGGTGCGCGTGGGGGACCGTGTGTCGGTGCTCGGCGCGGACGTCGAGACGGTCGTGACCGGGCTGGAGACCTTCGGGAAGCCGATGGAGTCCGCCGAGGCCGGCGACAACGTCGCGCTGCTGCTGCGCGGGGTCGAGCGCGACCGCGTCCGCCGCGGCCACGTGGTGGCGGCGCCGGGCAGCGTGACGCCCAGCCGGCGCTTCACCGCACAGGTGTACGTCCTGTCGGGGCGGGAGGGGGGCCGGACCACACCGGTCACCACGGGGTACCGGCCGCAGTTCTACATCCGCACGGCGGACGTCGTCGGTGACGTCGACCTCGGCGAGGCAGCGGTCGCGCGGCCCGGCGAGACGGTCACCATGACCGTCGAGCTCGGCCGTGACGTCCCGCTCGAGTCCGGCCTGGGCTTCGCGATCCGCGAGGGCGGCCGGACGGTGGGCGCCGGCACGGTCACCGCACTGCTCTGACCGTACGTCGCCGCCCGCGTCCCCGGCCCCCGGGGACGCGGGCGGCGACCGCCGGTCCGTCCGGCGGATGCTCCCGCGCCCGTCACAATGGGGGAGTGAACGAGCCGATACCCGTCATCCGCGACACCGACCACGGCACCGCCAGGCTGCTGCCCGACGTCGACCGGGACCGGGCGTGGCTGCTCACGGTGGACGGTGCCCCGCAGTCCTATGTCGACCTCGACGACCCGGAGCACCTGGAATTCGAGTACGTACGCCGACTCGGCCACGTCGTCGACCGCGCCGCCGCCCCGGGAATCCCGCTGGACATCCTGCACCTCGGCGGCGGCGCGCTCACGCTGCCGCGCTACGCGGCGCGGACCCGTCCCGGCTCACGTCAGGACGTGGCCGAAGCGGACGGCGGGCTCGTCGAGATGGTCGGCGAGTACCTGCCGCTGCCCGACAGAGCCGGGGTCACCGTGCACGCCGCCGACGCCAGGGCCTGGCTCGAACAGGCGCCGCGGGACTCCGCCGACCTCCTGATCGCCGACGTCTTCGGCGGCGCGCGGGTGCCCGCCCACCTGACGTCCGCCGAGTACGCCCGGTCCGCCGCCCGCGTCCTGAGAGCGGACGGGATCTACGCGGCCAACCTGGCCGACAGTGCGCCCTTCGCGTTCCTCCGCTCGCAACTGGCCAACTTCGCGGAGGTGTTCGACGAGCTCGCCCTCATCGCCGAACCGGCCGTCCTGCGCGGCCGGCGCTTCGGCAACACCGTGCTACTCGCCTCCCGGGCGCCGCTCGACATCGCCCCGCTGACCAGGCTGTGCGCCGCCGACGCCTTCCCCGCGAGGGTGGAGCACGGTGCATCGCTCCACCGTCTCGTCAACGGTGCGAGGCCGGTGCGGGACAGCGAGGCCGTCGCCTCACCCGAGCCGCCCGACGGGGCTTTCAGCATCGGCTGACTCCCGGGGGGCGACCGGCGCCCCGATGTCCTTGACCGTGCTGCGGCGCGTCAGATTCCGTACGTCCGGCACCAGCAGCACGCCCGCCGTCACCAGGACGATCAGCGCCGCGCAGCCCCACAACGCCTCGCTGCGGCCCACGAGCGACTCGACCGGACCGGCCGCGGCCGTGGCCAGCGGCACCATCGCGACCGACCCGAACCAGTCGTACGCCGACACCCGGGACAGCTTCTCCTCGGGGATCTCCTGGTGCAGCGCGGTCATCCAGGACACTCCGAACACCTCGATGGCGATGCCGGTCACGAACATCACCCCGCAGAGTCCGCCCACCGGGAGGGGGATCGCGAGCCCGGCGGAGGGCAGCGCCAGCGGAAACACGCAGAGCGTCCCGGCCAGCAGCAGCCGTCGTGGTTTCCAGCGCATCATCAGCAGCGCCCCGCCCAGCGTGCCGACGCCGAACGCGGCGAGCGCGAGCCCCCAGGGGCGGGCACCGCCGAGGTGGTCCCGTGCCACCAGCGGCCCGTAGACGGCCTCCGCCGCCCCGACGACGGCGACCACCACGCTGAACTGGAGCACGATCGCCCAGAGCCAGGGCCGTCCGGCGACCTCCCGCCAGCCGTCGCGCAGATCGGAGAGCAGCCCGCCGCCCGCGGCACGCCCGGGGATGTGACTCACGTCCAGGAACGCCCGCAGCGCACCGGCGACAGCGAAAGCCGCCGCGTCGACCGCGAGCACCCACCCCGGGTCCATGGCCGCGATCATGGCGCCCCCGAGCGCCGCCCCGCCGATGGCCGCGCCGTGCATCGACATGCGGAAGAGGGCGAAGGCCCGTGCCGCGTGCTCGCCGTCGACGCTGGACATCAGCATGCCCTCGGACGCCGGACCGAAGAACGCCTGGCCGGTGCCGCAGAGTGCCGTCAGCAGCATCATGTGCCACAGCTCGGCGGAGCCGGTGAGGACCAGCCAGGCGAACACGGCCTGGGAGACGCAGTTCAGGGCGTTGGCGGCCACCATCACCCGGTGACGCGGGATCCGGTCCGCGACGGCGCCGCCGATGAGCAGGAAGAGCACCAGTGGCGCCGTACGCGCGGCGGCCACGAGACCGACGTCGCCGGCGTCGCCGCCCGACTCCAGAACCGCGAACGCCGCCGCGATCAGAGCGCCGTTGGTGCCGAGGCTCGTGATGATCGCGGCGGCGGTCAGCAGACCGAAGTTGCGGCCTTCCCGCGGGGGACGGCGCGCGGGAAGGGGGGAAGAGGCGGGGGAGGTCACCAAGGGACTATCCCCGCCACGGCCCCCTCACGCCAAATGGGCGTGCCCCGGGTCGTCGCCGGAAGCTCAGGAAGGGCTCGCGCCGCTCTCCGCGCCTTCCGTCAGGCGTACGGTGCTGAGGATCTTCTGAACGGTGGCGTCCGGGAGCTCGTCGTCGATCCCGGCGTTGGCGTAGAGGATCCAGGACGCGTACTCGTCCTGGGCGTTCTTGAACGTGAACGCGATCGACTTGCCGTCGGTGTCGCACTTGTCCTTGTTCGCAAGTCCTGTCGCGGTTGCCGTGACGACGCTGCCCGAGAGACCCGACTTGGTCGTGTACGGCTTGGGCTTGCCGATCTTGACCTTGTCCTTCGGGTCCTCCTGGCCGTAGGCGGCCCAGACCATGTTCGAGGCTTCGTTCGTGGCTGCCTCGTCCGTGCTCTTGGCGCCCTGCCCGCCCTTCGTGCCGACACCGGCCAGGCCGGTGTCCTCCTTGGTG from Streptomyces sp. NBC_01341 includes these protein-coding regions:
- a CDS encoding MFS transporter produces the protein MTSPASSPLPARRPPREGRNFGLLTAAAIITSLGTNGALIAAAFAVLESGGDAGDVGLVAAARTAPLVLFLLIGGAVADRIPRHRVMVAANALNCVSQAVFAWLVLTGSAELWHMMLLTALCGTGQAFFGPASEGMLMSSVDGEHAARAFALFRMSMHGAAIGGAALGGAMIAAMDPGWVLAVDAAAFAVAGALRAFLDVSHIPGRAAGGGLLSDLRDGWREVAGRPWLWAIVLQFSVVVAVVGAAEAVYGPLVARDHLGGARPWGLALAAFGVGTLGGALLMMRWKPRRLLLAGTLCVFPLALPSAGLAIPLPVGGLCGVMFVTGIAIEVFGVSWMTALHQEIPEEKLSRVSAYDWFGSVAMVPLATAAAGPVESLVGRSEALWGCAALIVLVTAGVLLVPDVRNLTRRSTVKDIGAPVAPRESADAESPVGRLG
- a CDS encoding spermidine synthase, which codes for MNEPIPVIRDTDHGTARLLPDVDRDRAWLLTVDGAPQSYVDLDDPEHLEFEYVRRLGHVVDRAAAPGIPLDILHLGGGALTLPRYAARTRPGSRQDVAEADGGLVEMVGEYLPLPDRAGVTVHAADARAWLEQAPRDSADLLIADVFGGARVPAHLTSAEYARSAARVLRADGIYAANLADSAPFAFLRSQLANFAEVFDELALIAEPAVLRGRRFGNTVLLASRAPLDIAPLTRLCAADAFPARVEHGASLHRLVNGARPVRDSEAVASPEPPDGAFSIG
- a CDS encoding TVP38/TMEM64 family protein; translation: MFDPVPATRPSGGLAVRCTRALLSPWSRFSLLVAVLLAAATAMVLFEPQRLLASGWPPQLTGSAAAMLFGLAYGVCTVAFVPRPLLNLAAGALFGAQAGLAAALAGTVLGAGVSFLLGRVLGQDALRTLLRGKYLKAADGLLSRHGFRSMLALRLFPGVPFAAANYCAATSRMGYPPFLLATGLGSIPNTAAYVVAGSTASSPTSPVFLAAMGFIVVSGVGAALVAWRRRHRLAVAAGPS
- a CDS encoding ester cyclase, whose product is MSQQENIAVQTAFGEAVSTGNLDALTDLVAPGSVDHDPAPGQGPGPEGYQRMFRELRTAFPDLRVEVEHLVATDDELAFAYTIKGTHRGELLGHAATGKAVTYRGMQISRFEDGKLVERWGSSDELGMMRQLGLA
- a CDS encoding undecaprenyl-diphosphate phosphatase, whose product is MSWFESFVLGLVQGLTEFLPISSSAHLRLTAAFAGWHDPGAAFTAITQIGTEAAVLIYFRKDIARIVSAWFRSLTNSAMRGDHDAKMGWLVIVGSIPIGVLGVTFKDQIEGPFRDLRLIATTLIVMGVVLGVADRLAARDETGGKHRAIKERKSLKELGVRDGLIFGFCQALALVPGVSRSGATISGGLLMGYTREAAARYSFLLAVPAVLASGVFELKDAGEGHVSWGPTIFATIIAFAVGYAVIAWFMKFITTKSFMPFVVYRIILGIVLFALIGADALSPHAGESAG
- the tuf gene encoding elongation factor Tu — translated: MPKTAYVRTKPHLNIGTMGHVDHGKTTLTAAITKVLSDRGTGTFVPFDRIDRAPEEAQRGITINIAHVEYETDTRHYAHVDMPGHADYIKNMVTGAAQLDGAILVVSALDGIMPQTAEHVLLARQVGVDHIVVALNKADAGDPELTDLVELEVRELLTAHGYGGDSVPVVRVSGLGALRGDPRWTASVEGLLDAVDTYVPIPVRYTDAPFLLSVENVLTITGRGTVVTGAVERGTVRVGDRVSVLGADVETVVTGLETFGKPMESAEAGDNVALLLRGVERDRVRRGHVVAAPGSVTPSRRFTAQVYVLSGREGGRTTPVTTGYRPQFYIRTADVVGDVDLGEAAVARPGETVTMTVELGRDVPLESGLGFAIREGGRTVGAGTVTALL
- a CDS encoding DNA alkylation repair protein, encoding MSTPAQPVPVVPASALADIVLHRLVRVYPVAADPERAVQAAAYMKNVAAFLGIPTPRRRELSRTVLAGTDTPDETDLTAIALRCWELPEREYQYFAVDLLRSHAAGCSARFLPVLRHLVSTVPWWDTVDTLAAHVAGPLVTAEPELRTAMDGWIEDDSVWIARTALLHQLRYKERTDTGRLFGYCLLRADHPDFFIRKAIGWSLREYAKTAPDAVRDFVEGARDRLSPLSAREALKNIG